In a single window of the Papaver somniferum cultivar HN1 chromosome 8, ASM357369v1, whole genome shotgun sequence genome:
- the LOC113304209 gene encoding protein DOG1-like 4: MFLEGWLVRQEHYLDELTTTTTESNIYETHDSVLRDLIERVLAHYQQYYEAKSLLSKQDVFILFSPVWFSSLEKSFLWISGFRPCLAIKIVKNSVNDLSEEQSEKLEKLKLEIKEEEKELDEDLIRIQESLAAPPFSEIARRWGRLVVNGNERRRNRCQEEDDEEEEFTTMLTSEMEILVQRADFLRLKITLKVIEILDSVQTVRFFVAIGKLQLRIRKLGFQRDEQRNDGQDFPLGVSLLEGVIPAPQCDWSLKDWSGFKVQSSGFWITFQKFMENEKKRRKVQNKNKCC; the protein is encoded by the coding sequence ATGTTCTTAGAAGGATGGTTAGTTCGTCAAGAACACTACTTAGACGaactaacaacaacaacaactgaatcaaaCATTTATGAGACACATGATTCCGTTTTACGCGATTTAATCGAACGTGTTCTAGCTCATTACCAGCAATATTACGAAGCTAAATCGTTGTTATCGAAACAAGATGTGTTTATTTTGTTTTCGCCGGTTTGGTTTAGTTCATTAGAGAAGTCGTTTTTGTGGATTTCTGGGTTTAGACCTTGTTTAGCGATTAAAATCGTTAAGAATTCTGTTAATGATTTGAGTGAAGAGCAATCGGAGAAGCTAGAGAAACTGAAATTGGAGATTAAAGAAGAGGAGAAGGAATTGGATGAAGATTTGATTAGGATTCAGGAGAGTTTGGCTGCACCGCCTTTTTCGGAGATTGCGAGGAGGTGGGGGAGATTGGTTGTGAATGGTAACGAGAGGAGGCGGAATAGAtgtcaggaagaagatgatgaggaggaagagttTACGACAATGTTGACTTCGGAAATGGAGATTTTGGTTCAGAGAGCTGATTTTTTGAGGTTGAAGATAACATTGAAGGTAATTGAGATATTGGATTCTGTTCAGACTGTCAGGTTTTTTGTTGCTATTGGTAAACTTCAACTTCGGATACGAAAATTGGGATTTCAGAGGGATGAACAGAGGAATGATGGCCAAGACTTTCCTCTTGGTGTCTCTTTACTCGAGGGGGTTATACCAGCTCCTCAATGCGACTGGAGCCTCAAGGATTGGTCAGGGTTCAAAGTTCAGAGCTCTGGATTTTGGATTACGTTTCAAAagttcatggaaaatgaaaaaaaaagaagaaaagttcaaaacaaaaacaaatgctGCTAA
- the LOC113304128 gene encoding uncharacterized protein LOC113304128, translating to MAMNSSSASNANTTNNICGLLPSSTQARDPAWEWGERKDPENPNIITCLLCNKLIRGGGITRLKEHLVGKSGNTSPCPNATTSVINKVNRLFVVKKTKNAHRDNIYLAYQRTFNSDEGSDVDTDVGEQEVEIDGNVGSGSGVDLHVQNQTKKKRITQSNTRGLIDLYMRTNHKKTQKVTAERNCAVKEKLLKTAWKCISSWMTENSVAFNTVRCPSFKEMIFAIGDYGKGSVFLKSVDASDRTNDADFIRKLVKEVIADVGAENVVQFITDNGSNFKKTGKDLMLEYPHIFWTPCGAHCVQLMLEELGSKLPRIKTAVILGKRLVTYIYAHFQVLSLMRELTGADLHRSTKTRFATQYYTLESLQKYKTPLQMVFVNDRWVKTRFARENVGVNALKIVTNIKFWEDVDYSCRVLKPLVKVVRLVDIERKPTMPYFYEAMRITRDQLEKNLSEDNDTWLI from the exons ATGGCTATGAATTCTTCTAGTGCATCCAATGCAAACACCACAAACAATATATGTGGTTTATTGCCTTCTTCTACGCAAGCTAGGGATCCGGCATGGGAATGGGGTGAACGCAAAGACCCAGAAAATCCAAATATTATTACCTGTTTGTTATGTAACAAATTAATCCGTGGTGGTGGAATCACAAGGCTTAAGGAGCATCTCGTAGGAAAGTCAGGGAATACTTCACCATGTCCGAATGCAACCACTTCTGTTATCAACAAAGTAAATCGGTTGTTTGTTGTAAAGAAGACCAAAAATGCTCATAGGGATAACATTTATTTAGCGTACCAGCGTACATTCAACTCTGATGAAGGCTCTGATGTTGACACAGATGTTGGGGAACAAGAAGTTGAAATCGATGGCAATGTTGGCAGTGGTAGTGGTGTTGATTTACATGTTCAAAATCAGACGAAGAAAAAGCGAATAACCCAAAGTAATACAAGAGGTCTTATTGATTTATATATGAGGAcaaatcacaagaaaactcaaAAGGTCACCGCTGAAAGGAACTGTGCAGTGAAAGAGAAGTTATTAAAGACTGCATGGAAATGCATATCATCTTGGATGACTGAGAATTCAGTGGCATTTAATACCGTTCGTTGCCCAAGTTTCAAAGAAATGATCTTTGCAATTGGTGATTATGGGAAAG GTTCAGTATTTTTGAAGTCTGTGGATGCCTCAGATAGAACCAATGATGCCGATTTCATTCGTAAGCTTGTAAAGGAGGTAATTGCTGATGTTGGTGCAGAAAATGTGGTTCAGTTCATTACTGATAATGGTTCTAACTTCAAAAAGACAGGGAAGGACTTAATGCTTGAATACCCACATATATTTTGGACTCCTTGTGGTGCTCATTGTGTTCAGTTGATGCTAGAAGAACTTGGTTCCAAGCTTCCAAGAATCAAGACAGCCGTCATACTAGGTAAGAGACTAGTTACATATATTTATGCTCATTTTCAAGTATTGAGCTTAATGAGGGAGTTGACTGGTGCAGACTTACATAGGTCTACAAAAACTAGATTTGCAACTCAATATTACACACTAGAGAGTCTTCAAAAGTATAAAACTCCTCtgcaaatggtgtttgtgaatgaTAGGTGGGTAAAAACTAGGTTTGCAAGAGAAAATGTGGGAGTAAATGCACTTAAAATTGTTACAAATATCAAATTTTGGGAAGATGTCGATTACTCTTGTAGGGTGCTAAAGCCTTTAGTTAAGGTAGTAAGATTAGTGGATATCGAACGCAAACCTACAATGCCTTATTTTTATGAGGCAATGAGAATAACAAGGGATCAACTTGAGAAGAATTTGTCTGAAGATAATGATACTTGG CTCATTTGA
- the LOC113304207 gene encoding C-terminal binding protein AN-like — MSKTQRKSMSTATKSTNPKEEHHPQLPSVITLNCLEDYSLESETLERFATVEHIGLSSLSHGKIETASAILIHSLSFLPRAAQRRLQPWQMILCLGSSDRAVDSTLANDLGLRLIHVDTCRAEEIADTVMALFLGLLRRTHLLSSHSFSASGWLGSVQPLCRGMRRCRGLVLGIVGRSASARSLANRSLAFKMSVLYFDVPEGKGRAPVNFPPAARRMDTLNDLLAASDLISLHCALTDETVQIINAECLQQVKPGAFLVNTGSSQLLDDCALKQLLIDGTIAGCALDGAEGPQWMEAWVKEMPNVLILPRSADYSEEVWMEIREKAISILQSYFLDGVIPRSAVSDDDDDGNESGYDYEQSGRQGKERALQVWDAKPSSDDIQLIPESGKQQGIFVPKGSNSQPEGSGISQVTVARTEGRRSRSGKKVKKRHANRKSRQKADEPSAVEKDSSQREEDTAMSGTDPVLSSSSRFASPEESRGRKSHVESTPESSSEHRKKLNMRASGNSTDLLKDGYVIALHARDSPALHVSRQRVPGGAWFLDTMSNVTRRDPAAQFLVAFKSKDTIGLRSFAAGGKLLQINRRMEFVFASHSFDVWENWALEGSILEECRLVNCRNPTAVLNVRIEILAAVDEEDGVARWLD; from the exons atgtcgAAAACACAGAGAAAATCAATGTCAACAGCAACCAAATCAACAAACCCTAAAGAAGAACATCATCCCCAACTCCCATCAGtaataaccttaaactgtttagAAGACTACAGTTTAGAATCCGAAACCCTAGAACGATTCGCAACAGTAGAACACATAGGCTTGTCATCCCTCTCCCATGGTAAAATCGAAACAGCATCAGCAATCTTAATCCATTCATTATCATTCTTACCACGAGCAGCACAGAGGAGATTACAACCATGGCAAATGATTTTATGTCTGGGTTCATCTGATCGGGCAGTGGATTCAACATTAGCTAATGATTTAGGTTTGAGATTAATTCATGTTGATACTTGTAGAGCTGAAGAGATTGCTGATACTGTTATGGCTTTGTTTTTGGGGTTATTGAGGAGGACTCATTTGTTGAGTAGTCATTCGTTTTCGGCGAGTGGGTGGTTGGGGAGTGTGCAGCCGTTGTGTAGAGGGATGAGGAGATGTAGAGGGTTGGTGCTTGGGATTGTTGGGAGATCTGCTAGTGCTAGGTCTTTGGCGAATCGGAGTTTGGCTTTTAAAATGAGTGTGCTTTACTTTGATGTTCCTGAG GGAAAAGGAAGGGCACCTGTTAATTTCCCTCCTGCTGCAAGAAGAATGGATACACTAAACGACTTGCTTGCAGCAAGTGACCTTATCTCCCTTCATTGTGCTTTGACTGATGAAACTGTTCAGATTATAAATGCTGAATGCCTTCAGCAAGTAAAACCTG GGGCGTTTCTTGTAAATACTGGTAGTAGCCAGTTGCTGGACGATTGTGCTCTCAAACAACTTTTGATTGACGGCACTATTGCTGGCTGTGCGCTGGATGGTGCTGAAGGGCCACAATGGATGGAAGCATGG GTAAAGGAGATGCCAAATGTATTGATATTACCCCGTAGTGCAGATTACAGTGAAGAGGTATGGATGGAAATAAGAGAGAAAGCTATCTCTATATTGCAGTCTTACTTTCTTGATGGGGTTATTCCAAGGAGTGCAGTCTCTGACGATGATGATGACGGAAATGAAAGTGGGTATGATTATGAACAATCTGGGAGACAAGGCAAAGAAAGAGCTTTGCAGGTTTGGGATGCTAAACCTTCGTCAGATGATATTCAATTAATTCCAGAAAGCGGCAAACAGCAAGGTATTTTTGTGCCGAAGGGGTCCAACAGTCAGCCTGAAGGTTCAGGTATTTCTCAAGTAACTGTTGCTCGAACTGAAGGAAGACGTAGCAGGTCAGGCAAGAAGGTTAAGAAAAGGCACGCCAATCGTAAATCACGACAAAAGGCTGATGAGCCTAGTGCTGTAGAAAAAGACAGCTCACAAAGAGAAGAAGACACTGCTATGAGTGGCACTGATCCAGTATTAAGTTCAAGTTCTCGTTTTGCATCCCCAGAAGAATCTAGAGGTAGGAAAAGCCATGTTGAGTCAACACCAGAATCATCTTCTGAGCATCGCAAGAAGTTGAACATGCGCGCCAGTGGAAATTCAACAGATCTGTTAAAAGACGGGTATGTTATTGCTTTGCATGCCCGGGATTCTCCTGCACTGCATGTGTCCAGGCAAAGAGTTCCGGGTGGTGCTTGGTTCCTAGACACTATGTCTAATGTGACAAGAAGAGATCCTGCTGCACAGTTCCTTGTTGCTTTTAAGAGCAAG GACACGATTGGGTTACGGTCATTTGCTGCCGGCGGTAAACTATTGCAG ATAAATAGAAGAATGGAATTTGTATTTGCAAGTCACAGCTTTGATGTGTGGGAAAATTGGGCGCTTGAAGGTTCTATTCTTGAGGAGTGCAGGCTTGTCAACTGTAGAAACCCCACG GCTGTGTTGAATGTGCGCATTGAGATACTTGCAGCTGTAGATGAAGAGGATGGAGTGGCTCGTTGGCTCGACTAG
- the LOC113304129 gene encoding putative receptor-like protein kinase At3g47110, producing MGVSYNELLKATDGFNDSTNLLGIGSFGSVYKGILQKDESKPVAVKVLHLQQRGATKSFMAECDVLRKVRHRNLLKIVTCCSSIDFHGNPFKALVFEFMGNGSLDHWRHSTVSDTNNDDPLHEKNLNMERRLNIAVDVASALNYLHQLIRNGKRSVYSYGILLLEMFTGRRPTDNMFTGGLNIHNFCKMYSLPEHIEKIIDSRLLLDVEGEHHDESTRDTIRQIMSTIIKIGVKCSSEFHSNRSSMNEVIVDVEAVKNEFHSVGM from the exons ATGGGAGTTTCTTACAATGAGCTTCTTAAAGCTACCGATGGATTTAATGATTCCACCAACTTGCTTGGTATTGGAAGTTTTGGTTCTGTGTATAAGGGAATTCTTCAAAAAGATGAATCAAAACCGGTTGCTGTGAAGGTTTTACACCTTCAACAAAGAGGTGCAACCAAGAGTTTCATGGCTGAATGTGATGTCCTGAGGAAAGTTAGACATAGAAATTTACTAAAAATTGTAACTTGTTGCTCAAGTATTGATTTTCATGGTAATCCGTTCAAAGCTCTAGTTTTTGAGTTCATGGGTAATGGGAGTCTAGATCATTGGCGGCACTCAACTGTTAGCGATACAAACAATGATGATCCACTACATGAGAAGAATTTGAATATGGAAAGAAGACTGAATATTGCTGTCGATGTTGCTTCTGCATTAAATTATCTTCACCAATT AATACGGAATGGGAAGCGAAGTGTGTACAGTTATGGGATTCTTTTGCTAGAGATGTTTACAGGAAGGAGACCCACTGATAACATGTTTACGGGTGGTCTAAACATTCATAATTTCTGTAAGATGTATTCGTTGCCAGAGCACATTGAGAAGATAATCGATTCACGTTTGTTATTGGATGTAGAGGGAGAACATCATGATGAGAGCACAAGAGATACGATAAGACAAATCATGTCTACTATAATTAAGATTGGAGTGAAATGTTCTTCAGAATTTCATTCAAACAGAAGCAGCATGAATGAGGTTATTGTGGATGTAGAAGCGGTTAAGAATGAGTTTCATAGTGTTGGAATGTAA
- the LOC113304131 gene encoding F-box/kelch-repeat protein At3g23880-like: MESLPLEITENILSRLPIALKSQSREVCKTWRTLIPKPKRGLLYGISHREETKLEAQFYFSEQNTDKVDDNYVGTLAKLDHAINFNFFQQPAQVQDIWTLPSSSFETFMVGSCHGLVCYAAYASYTNQSERITVYICNPFTGEKIQLPTAYSRVTSAEKAIGFGYNHSRNGYKVVRILLDANYHQDGTIKVYTLQGDTAWRKQITINYYCETFFKPHLGRGKPTPSVGVFAGGALNWIGTSNTVILSFDLEHETLNLLPSSILWCF; encoded by the coding sequence ATGGAAAGCTTACCTTTAGAAATCACAGAAAACATACTTTCTCGCTTGCCTATTGCCTTAAAATCACAATCCAGAGAAGTATGCAAAACATGGCGAACTTTGATACCTAAACCCAAGAGGGGTTTACTTTATGGGATTTCGCACCGCGAGGAAACCAAACTGGAAGCACAATTCTACTTCTCAGAACAAAATACTGATAAGGTTGATGATAACTACGTAGGAACACTTGCAAAGTTAGACCACGCGATAAACTTTAACTTTTTTCAGCAGCCTGCTCAAGTCCAAGACATTTGGACCTTGCCATCATCATCCTTCGAAACTTTCATGGTTGGTTCATGTCATGGATTAGTTTGTTATGCGGCTTATGCTAGTTACACAAACCAAAGTGAAAGAATAACAGTCTACATTTGCAATCCTTTCACTGGAGAGAAAATTCAACTTCCGACTGCTTACAGTCGGGTCACTTCCGCAGAAAAGGCGATTGGATTTGGTTATAATCATTCAAGGAACGGGTACAAGGTTGTTAGGATTCTTCTGGATGCAAATTATCACCAGGATGGAACCATTAAGGTGTATACCCTCCAGGGTGATACTGCTTGGAGAAAGCAAATCACTATCAACTACTACTGTGAAACATTCTTTAAACCCCACTTAGGTCGTGGTAAACCAACACCATCAGTGGGTGTTTTTGCAGGTGGAGCTCTTAACTGGATAGGTACATCTAACACTGTAATATTATCTTTTGATTTGGAACATGAGACGTTAAATTTGCTTCCATCATCAATCTTATGGTGTTTCTAA